AAGCACGCTGGCACAGCCGTCACAGgctttggggttcagtatcttgtccaAAGACTCTTTGGCACGCAGACTGCAGGAGATCGAACCCCATACTTTCAGGTTAGTGGACAagcctctctacctcctgagccaaagCTGCCCCTAGGAATGTaagatataataaataaaaaatatgggCTAGTACATTCAGTCGTGAAGAAGCATTGGGGTTATTTATTCAAGCCAGTAGTAATACCTCAATAGAAAAATACTCtgttacaagtaaaagtaaacattaaatcaaaatgtctAATGTTGGTGTAACATAAAACTAACTACAGCTAACTAGAGCTTTGTATACCTTCAAtgtcttttgttgttgtatatGCTACAGTATATAACTCGATTATATTGACGCCCTATAACTAGACTAATATGTCCCATAGTATAACGCAAAAGTATACATcctttacattttatgtttcatCTTAGTTTTCCTCTGATTTAAATTTTCCTCTGTTCTAAAGAAAAGAACGTCTTCTAAACGTGAAATCTGTTTGTGCATTGATCAATTTCATATTTGGCCTGTTGATGTCGCTCTTGCTCCTCTAGCATttggagccacacacacacgcacacgcacacgcacaaacacaaacacacacacacagcttccaACCCGGATGGATGACTTCACCGTTCAGCCTGGGTTTCCTTTATGATCCCGGGATCTCCCACTTCCCTCACCAGACATCATCCAGCAGCACAGGCAAACACAgctcactctccctcctctcgctctctcgctcactctctctctctctccctccctcacacacacacacacgcgcgcgctcGCACATACATATAACAGCGtctctccctgcagctgcaACACATCCAGAGACCACAACAAGCACCAGGACTTCAGACGCCTCATCCACATCGAGTCTCCTTCACAGAGGATCCCAGCAGGAGAGAGACTCCATCATCAGCTGCAACCACCAACAAAAAGGGATCTACGGCTGCGTCGAGGAAGATCTTCCATCGACTTGATTAATTTTTCAAGCTGGTgatccttctcctccttttttgtGCCACAATGTCCGAGGTGCTGCCATACAGCGAGGGTAAAATGAACGGCTACGGGGCGGACAGCGAGGTCAGCCAGATGTCCTTTAGCTGCGGACTGCAGGACACAAGCGCTTTTTTCGCTTCGTCGCAGGCGAAACGACCCCCGAAGCTTGGACAGATCGGCAGAGCCAAGCGAGGTAAAGGACGGTTTGATTAATGAACTGAGACTCTGGCATGTTGTCACTATTATTCAGACATAATCATGGTTGTTTTTAGTGTGATGCAAAATGGGGAAAGTGtattgtcagtgtttttaattgatttagtTTGATTTGGATCATTACGCAGGCTGTGCGtaatttggattaaaaaaaacgcaCCACTGCACTAAAATACCAATTTTATCACATTGCTCAGTGGTTTGACGTTTGGCAAACTGTTTACATGTATGTTCTATAGAAATCAGCTTCACTATATAGACACACCCCATGTTTTGTCCAATAAAAAACAACGGGGTTAAAGAGGAAGGATAAACGCCTGGCTCGTCGCCATTACCGgaatgagttgtttttttttcacaaagtGCGCGTACGTGTACGTTGCTGGGGGATTTGCTGTTGtgctttaattaattaatttattcacCTGCAACTCGCTCACTTGCTTTGTGCGCCATGTTCCGCTCCACTAATGAGAAGTGCGcatgaaagtgaaagaaatccGAACACGGACAATATTGGCTCCCTACAGGGATGTAATAGAAATCTTATGATGTGTCTGAGCTGCCCTGGTCCCTCAGTAAACAtcctctccccccttctctctctctctttctctctctctccacagtggTCATCGAGGACGACCGAATAGACGAGGTCCTGAAGGGGATGACAGACAAGTCCTCACCCGGCGTGTAAACACGAGCGATGGCCTTGCAGACTCTTTTAATTTTGATCACCGATTCGAAGCACTTGTCGGCTGTGCATGTTCGAGGACTTGCAGGAGAGGACGACGGCACGAAAGCTAGGATGGGATGATGGAGAAAAgggcgaagaagaagaagacgatgAAGAAGGGGGTAAAAACGGAAAGAGGAAGATAAATGAGGAAGAGGTGAAGAAGggatgagagagaagagaaagagactcTGGCGAAGACCAAGATTTTTATCATGGGATTGCTGGCAATTCTTCAGACGAATCCCGATGTTTAACTCCTGCTGCGCAGCACGATGTTGAGATGGCGGACTCCTGCTCTGTGTCTCAACCTCTGCTGACTTTAATGATGGATGAACTTGTCATTACTTCACGACCAtcttcaatttttttctttccaaaaagCGCTGTATAAGAAACTCAGTAGTGCAACTGGAGGCTGGAGCTAAATCCCAGCCCTGTTTCAATAAGTTGTACAGTAGGTAGGCTTTAAGCTCTCAGACACCCTCCCCCCTGACTtccccatcctccccccccccctccctcctgtaCGCTTTGCTTTGTTGACTCAGTCGGCGACGGTGCATTCAAGGGAGCTGTCCTTTCAGCACTGGTCCAATGCATTCCCGTTGCTGGTATAAAAACGCTTTTAAAAACAGACCAACCAAACTCTCGAGTCTACTAAATAGAGAAGACCCATTGTATGTAAAAACATATATCCGAGGATGGTGCAATGTTGATATTTTCTGTAGTAGAACCCcatatgtttttctctttgtttttgggCCCTTAAAGAGCATCGCCGGCCCCAGATTCTAACTGAACCGCAGGTTACATTCTTCTTCTTGCATTACCCATTAGTGGTTGAAGGTGCGGGCCGGCACCTCCATGTAGCTGATTTACACCTGCACATATCTTTTcctctatttttcttttgtttctattttcagATGCTCAGATATCCACAGAGGCCAGCAGAGATGTGGGattacagtaaatatttaaaattaaagtcATGAAATTGATGGGAAAAAATAATCGTTctataatttagatttttgcGATTATCTGTGTTTCGTCTTCTATAAATCTAGAAGTTTTTTCTCCATCTATTTGCATGAACTCTCACTCCGGTGCCAACGCAGGTGCCACCACTCTTACCCTGGCACGcttctttttaaacaaaagtcatatttgtatttttatatctaaatatttgttatttaaatgatATGCTAGTCTATCGTCTTACAATTCatcaacaaaaatatttctACTTCAGAGAGGATATACAGAATGAGACTAGGCTTCATAAGAGGCACTTCTGGGATTTTGGTGGACTGGTCTAATTCTATATCAGAGGTCGGACCTTTTTTAAAGACTAACTGAATGTGTCTGGGGTTTTTGCACACATCAATGTTAAACTATTATTAAGAAATCGTATACTGTGACTTGAGCTTCGTTGATGAATTTGTTAGAAAATCGCAGTTTTAGATATATATTGCACTGTTTACGAGTATCCTCAAATGACACGTTGTTATTTGACCGACTTTGGACATTAcaacctttgtttttttaattttatttattttgtaccaTTATTTTAAAGAAACTGGATATGGTTTGTTGTGCATGAAACCttaatattttcaataatgAAACATCGTTTTATGAAgcaaaaaagcaacaaaatgtCATGACATTCTAAGAATGAATCATTGTATATTATGATGCCATTTTCACTGTATTTGGTGAATTAATAAATGGTGACAGAAGATGTTAATGTGATTCTTTGGCCTGGCTTTGATCCTATAAGGCATTTTCTAACATATCAATGGGAGTCAACAAACCATGGACAAGCATCATGGCGTACACAGCTTGTGTTccgattgaaaaaaaaacaaaaaacacagagcatcACCTCTCCACACAAAGCATTACAAATTCATTATATCTAAATCCCAACACGACATTTTCCACTTGTAGTTGaaacacaacatacaaacaGTTGCATCTttgtaaaaacacatctctgtgTAGCTTTGGTCATCAGTTAAAGGCTGCCTCCAGAGCCATCTCCTCAGTGACAGCAAATACTGATCCTTAATTAAAGAGCAGGGAAGAAACAGTGATCCATCTGTTAAGCTGTTAAACAGCTCCGTGCTGGCCTACACTGGTGAATCCATTAAACCACACACCCCTGGGGAGCCACGGCTGGCCACATGATCATCTATCAATGTCTGGCTGTACAGTGCTCTCATACAGTGGCTCTCTTATAAAGGCTACTGTAGCACTCGCTTTAAAACGACGGCACAATGTTGATGCACCGAGAAAAACCTACATATTATTAAGAACGGCCTCAAAATCAAGTTTTCAACATGTCAGGTGGTTTGTTATAGCTTCGCAACTTTTCTTGTCCAAAATATCCTCACACCCACATCAGATAGGCTGACGTTCCTCCTCCTTGTTCCCTTTTTGACAGATCTTTGACATTGTTGTACAGCATTATACGACAGAGAATAAATCCATTCAGGATGATATTGTGGAAGCAattctttcttccttctccaGTTTCAAGTTTGCATTCATGCCAAAACCATTCAAAGAGGCAGAAACTGGACGTTTGAACCATTCATCCATTGCTTTCATCTTGTTGTCAGCATTTTGTTAGTATCTTTCCCCACACTAACGATTGCAACAGTTCTTGTAAAGGTGTTACAACTGACGAAGAATATACTGACACAGTCGATAGGTAACAGCGACAATAATCCGTTTAaacattcttcatgtgaatataCAGATTCTGTAGGCGAGGGACAAGAGTTTGGGACCAGCAGCCTTGTGGTTTCCATTTCTATAACCAATCAGATTTGAGCAGGCTGTGGTTGCCTGCAGGTTAAAAGTCAGTGTGGAGCGCAAAACAAGTggaacacactgactgaaatcAATAACCTATCagcttttttaattcttctgCAGTCATAAGaagatagctgttaatagagattagccaaaaatgtcgtctggacgtaaaaaacacagacaatgagtatcactgtctgtgttttgtgtagaGAAACGGTCGACTCGAGTGGTAAAAGAAACTAGTCGCACTGTAAACAAACTGGAAAACAGTAGCAGGAGTTTTGGCCTGAATATCTTCTTTTTACACCGGGATCCCAAAGATATTGGCCGATGTCCCCAGAGGCTAATTGGTCATCAGATGACAGCTGATAGGCTCCGAGATCGCAGTGATAATATATAAACTAAATATCAGCCTCAGCGTATATTTGTAATGCTATCTGCGGACATGTgggtgtttattttcttctctgatACTAAAATACTGCGACATGAGGTGAAACTGTCAGAAGAGAAGGTGAAGGATACTGCACTACACTGCTCACCAACACTGTCAGTCTGGAAACTGTGTCTGTTTATAACACCCCTCCTCCACATGTGCTTCACCAAACTAGACAGCATCgaattataaaaacacatgtccttgtaaaataattttttcATGGACATCACACCACAGCGATGAGATGTGGGAAAACATCCACGGTATCAGAACATGTCTATAAAAAGCTGCAGGttctcacaacaacaacacaaacacagaccctCATATTAGTCTGAATCACACTTCACTCTAataacagcacatcaacacggCATCATCAGTGTAGCCATCAGTGAGTTTATTGACTGTCTGGATAACATCAGCACTGGACTGAGTAAACACACAGCGCTATCgatcatgttgttgttgtggatgatgcgtgtgtgtgtgtgagtgtgtgtttgcgtgtgtggcATGGACGGCTACACTTCACACAGTAATGGGCAGCCCTCAAAGGCCGGACCCGGACTGACATAAATGGGTATAAGGTATTGATTTGTGGCAGCTCTGCTCCACGCCTCTCTCCCTTTCCTGAGTCTGACCGTGGACATGTGACTTTTACAGTTATTCAGTGAAATGGTTGTGCCGCAGCGTCTTCCTTCAGTGTTGTAATCGAATTTAtgattttgaaatattttcaggTTCAAGGACTTTGCTGTCTGCGACCACTCAGGGACA
Above is a window of Hippoglossus hippoglossus isolate fHipHip1 chromosome 17, fHipHip1.pri, whole genome shotgun sequence DNA encoding:
- the camk2n1a gene encoding calcium/calmodulin-dependent protein kinase II inhibitor 1a is translated as MSEVLPYSEGKMNGYGADSEVSQMSFSCGLQDTSAFFASSQAKRPPKLGQIGRAKRVVIEDDRIDEVLKGMTDKSSPGV